The following coding sequences are from one Gadus morhua chromosome 10, gadMor3.0, whole genome shotgun sequence window:
- the hdx gene encoding highly divergent homeobox isoform X1, with product MAAPFPTSGTMDSWTDRHGLPMMNLRSVFTTEQQRVLERYYDNGMTNQSKACFQLILQCAQETKLDFSVVRTWVGNKRRKLASKTDQNGGMPHTSSNHGQLGGLLSNHALVGGSLSNHSLAGGPLITGTMLPAARSIQSRGHLLPPSSSFPPSSLSSSSHSSSSPLGSGNNNNNNDVILTGIYSLNPAPCPRPRPLPPPTQMDTTVALQNKPPLPLTQSVHIRAHASTSPLPLRLVTPPSKPPSLTSPPGPSTYTSASKAGLSLSASAVGSGSVSGSQPVPNSWARQYGSVQSRPWSSSLQSQPRSQSRTNSSPLTQPPALPRARVTVPTPPTPTSPSDHTLRIQQVFTLSGRANSEALRPSQTASTKTASQENRKAVSRSPDAAGYFSIAMETGNEEDEWQQEAEFANMSAQSHTRMEQTSTSLSHDEVMGYKPGNPTPPLNYRPPPHPSNAASQGSYSTTPQTSLSRHGSSPNSFSGSAVWLHLSNSRKRTLQDRTQFSDGDLVQLRRFWNRGMTSLGFVCREKITAAANQLNVDTEIVKTWISNRRRKCRLMGIEIPPPTDGPAVFTSSPGDQSLSLTPEEEALRTPELGDELNDEGSLCLSEDGLADSFQREGEDGSGISNPCPLANDVKIEIIDEDEEDVIEMMPSDMEQMQNLLEFKHEEVQFLESELENQKQKYQELEEFTKSLVNAIKNNDLKTQQDLLASLPQPDDGDAKEITDGRDDEEYTGMPGAMSPSHDDQSPSVIPLSQGSSPGPVTSPIAASPPQDFPPVTMNHDGLSTEFTEPSASEEPLEESVTEN from the exons ATGGCTGCTCCCTTCCCCACCAGTGGCACAATGGACTCGTGGACCGACAGGCATGGCCTGCCGATG ATGAACCTGCGGTCTGTATTTACAACTGAGCAACAGCGAGTACTGGAGCGTTACTATGACAACGGAATGACCAACCAGAGCAAGGCCTGCTTTCAGCTAATTCTGCAATGTGCTCAAGAGACCAAATTGGACTTCAGCGTGGTGCGG ACTTGGGTGGGAAACAAAAGGCGTAAACTGGCCTCTAAGACGGACCAGAATGGAGGCATGCCTCATACCTCATCCAATCATGGACAACTGGGGGGTCTTTTATCCAATCACGCACTGGTAGGGGGATCTTTATCCAATCACAGCCTGGCAGGAGGGCCCCTCATCACGGGAACCATGTTGCCTGCCGCACGGAGCATCCAGAGCAGAGGTCATCTTCTTCCTCCGtcctcttccttccccccctcctccctctcgtctTCGTCTCAttcatcttcttctcctctcggCAGTggcaacaacaataacaacaatgatGTCATCCTTACTGGGATCTACTCCCTCAACCCGGCCCCCTGCCCCCGACCAAGACCCTTGCCTCCGCCCACTCAAATGGACACCACCGTGGCTCTGCAGAACAAACcgcctcttcctctcactcagTCGGTCCACATCAGGGCCCATGCTAGCACTTCTCCCCTTCCCCTGCGTCTGGTTACTCCCCCGTCCAAGCCCCCGTCCCTCACATCTCCACCCGGACCCTCCACCTATACGTCGGCTAGCAAGGCGGGCCTCTCCCTTTCTGCATCGGCTGTTGGTTCAGGGTCGGTGTCGGGGTCGCAACCGGTGCCCAACAGCTGGGCTAGACAGTATGGTTCGGTGCAAAGCCGCCCCTGGTCCTCTTCGTTACAATCCCAGCCCAGGTCGCAGTCCCGAACTAACTCCAGCCCCCTCACTCAACCGCCTGCCCTGCCAAGGGCCCGGGTCACGGTCCCGACCCCACCCACACCTACGTCACCCTCCGACCACACCCTTCGCATCCAGCAGGTCTTCACCCTATCAGGAAGAGCCAACAGCGAAGCTCTGAGGCCATCTCAGACGGCTTCCACGAAGACCGCTTCCCAGGAGAATCGTAAGGCGGTTTCCCGATCCCCCGACGCGGCGGGCTACTTCTCCATCGCCATGGAGACGGGCAATGAGGAAGACGAATGGCAACAGGAGGCGGAATTTGCTAACATGTCCGCTCAGTCCCATACCCGCATGGAGCAGACCTCAACCAGCCTGTCCCACGATGAAGTGATGGGGTATAAACCAGGCAACCCCACCCCTCCTTTGAACTACAGACCTCCACCGCACCCAAGCAACGCCGCTTCTCAAGGCAGCTACTCCACCACACCTCAGACCTCACTCTCAAGGCATGGCAGCTCACCG AATTCGTTCAGTGGGTCTGCAGTGTGGCTGCACCTCAGCAACTCCAGAAAGAGAACA CTCCAGGATCGGACCCAGTTCAGCGACGGCGACCTCGTCCAGCTGAGGCGCTTTTGGAACAGGGGCATGACCAGCCTTGGGTTTGTCTGCAGGGAGAAGATCACCGCCGCAGCCAACCAGCTCAACGTGGACACTGAGATAGTCAAG ACATGGATCAGCAACCGACGAAGAAAATGCCGGCTGATGGGTATTGAAATCCCTCCACCAACTGACGGGCCAGCTGTATTTACCTCTTCTCCTGGAGACCAGTCCCTGTCCCTCACCCCCGAAGAGGAAGCTCTTCGAACGCCCGAACTGGGAGACGAGTTGAATGACGAGGGATCTCTCTGCTTGTCTGAAG ATGGCTTGGCTGATTCCttccagagagaaggagaggatggTAGCGGCATCTCGAACCCTTGTCCCTTGGCTAACGATGTG AAAATAGAGATCAttgatgaagatgaggaagatGTCATTGAAATGATGCCTTCAGACATGGAGCAGATGCAGAACCTTTTGGAGTTCAAG CACGAGGAGGTGCAGTTCCTAGAGAGTGAGCTAGAGAACCAAAAACAGAAGTACCAGGAGCTTGAAGAGTTCACTAAGAGTCTGGTCAATGCTATAAAGAACAATGATTTGAAGACACAGCAG GACCTCTTGGCCAGTCTACCTCAGCCCGATGATGGCGATGCGAAGGAGATCACTGATGGACGTGACGATGAAGAGTACACTGGCATGCCAGGGGCAATGTCACCGAGCCACGATGACCAATCCCCGTCAGTGATCCCCCTCAGCCAAGGCTCATCGCCTGGCCCCGTAACATCACCCATCGCTGCGAGCCCTCCGCAAGACTTCCCACCGGTCACCATGAACCACGACGGCCTCTCGACCGAATTCACAGAGCCCTCTGCATCAGAGGAGCCCCTGGAGGAAAGTGTTACAGAAAACTAA
- the hdx gene encoding highly divergent homeobox isoform X2: MAAPFPTSGTMDSWTDRHGLPMMNLRSVFTTEQQRVLERYYDNGMTNQSKACFQLILQCAQETKLDFSVTWVGNKRRKLASKTDQNGGMPHTSSNHGQLGGLLSNHALVGGSLSNHSLAGGPLITGTMLPAARSIQSRGHLLPPSSSFPPSSLSSSSHSSSSPLGSGNNNNNNDVILTGIYSLNPAPCPRPRPLPPPTQMDTTVALQNKPPLPLTQSVHIRAHASTSPLPLRLVTPPSKPPSLTSPPGPSTYTSASKAGLSLSASAVGSGSVSGSQPVPNSWARQYGSVQSRPWSSSLQSQPRSQSRTNSSPLTQPPALPRARVTVPTPPTPTSPSDHTLRIQQVFTLSGRANSEALRPSQTASTKTASQENRKAVSRSPDAAGYFSIAMETGNEEDEWQQEAEFANMSAQSHTRMEQTSTSLSHDEVMGYKPGNPTPPLNYRPPPHPSNAASQGSYSTTPQTSLSRHGSSPNSFSGSAVWLHLSNSRKRTLQDRTQFSDGDLVQLRRFWNRGMTSLGFVCREKITAAANQLNVDTEIVKTWISNRRRKCRLMGIEIPPPTDGPAVFTSSPGDQSLSLTPEEEALRTPELGDELNDEGSLCLSEDGLADSFQREGEDGSGISNPCPLANDVKIEIIDEDEEDVIEMMPSDMEQMQNLLEFKHEEVQFLESELENQKQKYQELEEFTKSLVNAIKNNDLKTQQDLLASLPQPDDGDAKEITDGRDDEEYTGMPGAMSPSHDDQSPSVIPLSQGSSPGPVTSPIAASPPQDFPPVTMNHDGLSTEFTEPSASEEPLEESVTEN, encoded by the exons ATGGCTGCTCCCTTCCCCACCAGTGGCACAATGGACTCGTGGACCGACAGGCATGGCCTGCCGATG ATGAACCTGCGGTCTGTATTTACAACTGAGCAACAGCGAGTACTGGAGCGTTACTATGACAACGGAATGACCAACCAGAGCAAGGCCTGCTTTCAGCTAATTCTGCAATGTGCTCAAGAGACCAAATTGGACTTCAGCGTG ACTTGGGTGGGAAACAAAAGGCGTAAACTGGCCTCTAAGACGGACCAGAATGGAGGCATGCCTCATACCTCATCCAATCATGGACAACTGGGGGGTCTTTTATCCAATCACGCACTGGTAGGGGGATCTTTATCCAATCACAGCCTGGCAGGAGGGCCCCTCATCACGGGAACCATGTTGCCTGCCGCACGGAGCATCCAGAGCAGAGGTCATCTTCTTCCTCCGtcctcttccttccccccctcctccctctcgtctTCGTCTCAttcatcttcttctcctctcggCAGTggcaacaacaataacaacaatgatGTCATCCTTACTGGGATCTACTCCCTCAACCCGGCCCCCTGCCCCCGACCAAGACCCTTGCCTCCGCCCACTCAAATGGACACCACCGTGGCTCTGCAGAACAAACcgcctcttcctctcactcagTCGGTCCACATCAGGGCCCATGCTAGCACTTCTCCCCTTCCCCTGCGTCTGGTTACTCCCCCGTCCAAGCCCCCGTCCCTCACATCTCCACCCGGACCCTCCACCTATACGTCGGCTAGCAAGGCGGGCCTCTCCCTTTCTGCATCGGCTGTTGGTTCAGGGTCGGTGTCGGGGTCGCAACCGGTGCCCAACAGCTGGGCTAGACAGTATGGTTCGGTGCAAAGCCGCCCCTGGTCCTCTTCGTTACAATCCCAGCCCAGGTCGCAGTCCCGAACTAACTCCAGCCCCCTCACTCAACCGCCTGCCCTGCCAAGGGCCCGGGTCACGGTCCCGACCCCACCCACACCTACGTCACCCTCCGACCACACCCTTCGCATCCAGCAGGTCTTCACCCTATCAGGAAGAGCCAACAGCGAAGCTCTGAGGCCATCTCAGACGGCTTCCACGAAGACCGCTTCCCAGGAGAATCGTAAGGCGGTTTCCCGATCCCCCGACGCGGCGGGCTACTTCTCCATCGCCATGGAGACGGGCAATGAGGAAGACGAATGGCAACAGGAGGCGGAATTTGCTAACATGTCCGCTCAGTCCCATACCCGCATGGAGCAGACCTCAACCAGCCTGTCCCACGATGAAGTGATGGGGTATAAACCAGGCAACCCCACCCCTCCTTTGAACTACAGACCTCCACCGCACCCAAGCAACGCCGCTTCTCAAGGCAGCTACTCCACCACACCTCAGACCTCACTCTCAAGGCATGGCAGCTCACCG AATTCGTTCAGTGGGTCTGCAGTGTGGCTGCACCTCAGCAACTCCAGAAAGAGAACA CTCCAGGATCGGACCCAGTTCAGCGACGGCGACCTCGTCCAGCTGAGGCGCTTTTGGAACAGGGGCATGACCAGCCTTGGGTTTGTCTGCAGGGAGAAGATCACCGCCGCAGCCAACCAGCTCAACGTGGACACTGAGATAGTCAAG ACATGGATCAGCAACCGACGAAGAAAATGCCGGCTGATGGGTATTGAAATCCCTCCACCAACTGACGGGCCAGCTGTATTTACCTCTTCTCCTGGAGACCAGTCCCTGTCCCTCACCCCCGAAGAGGAAGCTCTTCGAACGCCCGAACTGGGAGACGAGTTGAATGACGAGGGATCTCTCTGCTTGTCTGAAG ATGGCTTGGCTGATTCCttccagagagaaggagaggatggTAGCGGCATCTCGAACCCTTGTCCCTTGGCTAACGATGTG AAAATAGAGATCAttgatgaagatgaggaagatGTCATTGAAATGATGCCTTCAGACATGGAGCAGATGCAGAACCTTTTGGAGTTCAAG CACGAGGAGGTGCAGTTCCTAGAGAGTGAGCTAGAGAACCAAAAACAGAAGTACCAGGAGCTTGAAGAGTTCACTAAGAGTCTGGTCAATGCTATAAAGAACAATGATTTGAAGACACAGCAG GACCTCTTGGCCAGTCTACCTCAGCCCGATGATGGCGATGCGAAGGAGATCACTGATGGACGTGACGATGAAGAGTACACTGGCATGCCAGGGGCAATGTCACCGAGCCACGATGACCAATCCCCGTCAGTGATCCCCCTCAGCCAAGGCTCATCGCCTGGCCCCGTAACATCACCCATCGCTGCGAGCCCTCCGCAAGACTTCCCACCGGTCACCATGAACCACGACGGCCTCTCGACCGAATTCACAGAGCCCTCTGCATCAGAGGAGCCCCTGGAGGAAAGTGTTACAGAAAACTAA
- the hdx gene encoding highly divergent homeobox isoform X3 codes for MCSRDQIGLQRGAGRPINLTWVGNKRRKLASKTDQNGGMPHTSSNHGQLGGLLSNHALVGGSLSNHSLAGGPLITGTMLPAARSIQSRGHLLPPSSSFPPSSLSSSSHSSSSPLGSGNNNNNNDVILTGIYSLNPAPCPRPRPLPPPTQMDTTVALQNKPPLPLTQSVHIRAHASTSPLPLRLVTPPSKPPSLTSPPGPSTYTSASKAGLSLSASAVGSGSVSGSQPVPNSWARQYGSVQSRPWSSSLQSQPRSQSRTNSSPLTQPPALPRARVTVPTPPTPTSPSDHTLRIQQVFTLSGRANSEALRPSQTASTKTASQENRKAVSRSPDAAGYFSIAMETGNEEDEWQQEAEFANMSAQSHTRMEQTSTSLSHDEVMGYKPGNPTPPLNYRPPPHPSNAASQGSYSTTPQTSLSRHGSSPNSFSGSAVWLHLSNSRKRTLQDRTQFSDGDLVQLRRFWNRGMTSLGFVCREKITAAANQLNVDTEIVKTWISNRRRKCRLMGIEIPPPTDGPAVFTSSPGDQSLSLTPEEEALRTPELGDELNDEGSLCLSEDGLADSFQREGEDGSGISNPCPLANDVKIEIIDEDEEDVIEMMPSDMEQMQNLLEFKHEEVQFLESELENQKQKYQELEEFTKSLVNAIKNNDLKTQQDLLASLPQPDDGDAKEITDGRDDEEYTGMPGAMSPSHDDQSPSVIPLSQGSSPGPVTSPIAASPPQDFPPVTMNHDGLSTEFTEPSASEEPLEESVTEN; via the exons ATGTGCTCAAGAGACCAAATTGGACTTCAGCGTGGTGCGGGTAGGCCCATAAACTTA ACTTGGGTGGGAAACAAAAGGCGTAAACTGGCCTCTAAGACGGACCAGAATGGAGGCATGCCTCATACCTCATCCAATCATGGACAACTGGGGGGTCTTTTATCCAATCACGCACTGGTAGGGGGATCTTTATCCAATCACAGCCTGGCAGGAGGGCCCCTCATCACGGGAACCATGTTGCCTGCCGCACGGAGCATCCAGAGCAGAGGTCATCTTCTTCCTCCGtcctcttccttccccccctcctccctctcgtctTCGTCTCAttcatcttcttctcctctcggCAGTggcaacaacaataacaacaatgatGTCATCCTTACTGGGATCTACTCCCTCAACCCGGCCCCCTGCCCCCGACCAAGACCCTTGCCTCCGCCCACTCAAATGGACACCACCGTGGCTCTGCAGAACAAACcgcctcttcctctcactcagTCGGTCCACATCAGGGCCCATGCTAGCACTTCTCCCCTTCCCCTGCGTCTGGTTACTCCCCCGTCCAAGCCCCCGTCCCTCACATCTCCACCCGGACCCTCCACCTATACGTCGGCTAGCAAGGCGGGCCTCTCCCTTTCTGCATCGGCTGTTGGTTCAGGGTCGGTGTCGGGGTCGCAACCGGTGCCCAACAGCTGGGCTAGACAGTATGGTTCGGTGCAAAGCCGCCCCTGGTCCTCTTCGTTACAATCCCAGCCCAGGTCGCAGTCCCGAACTAACTCCAGCCCCCTCACTCAACCGCCTGCCCTGCCAAGGGCCCGGGTCACGGTCCCGACCCCACCCACACCTACGTCACCCTCCGACCACACCCTTCGCATCCAGCAGGTCTTCACCCTATCAGGAAGAGCCAACAGCGAAGCTCTGAGGCCATCTCAGACGGCTTCCACGAAGACCGCTTCCCAGGAGAATCGTAAGGCGGTTTCCCGATCCCCCGACGCGGCGGGCTACTTCTCCATCGCCATGGAGACGGGCAATGAGGAAGACGAATGGCAACAGGAGGCGGAATTTGCTAACATGTCCGCTCAGTCCCATACCCGCATGGAGCAGACCTCAACCAGCCTGTCCCACGATGAAGTGATGGGGTATAAACCAGGCAACCCCACCCCTCCTTTGAACTACAGACCTCCACCGCACCCAAGCAACGCCGCTTCTCAAGGCAGCTACTCCACCACACCTCAGACCTCACTCTCAAGGCATGGCAGCTCACCG AATTCGTTCAGTGGGTCTGCAGTGTGGCTGCACCTCAGCAACTCCAGAAAGAGAACA CTCCAGGATCGGACCCAGTTCAGCGACGGCGACCTCGTCCAGCTGAGGCGCTTTTGGAACAGGGGCATGACCAGCCTTGGGTTTGTCTGCAGGGAGAAGATCACCGCCGCAGCCAACCAGCTCAACGTGGACACTGAGATAGTCAAG ACATGGATCAGCAACCGACGAAGAAAATGCCGGCTGATGGGTATTGAAATCCCTCCACCAACTGACGGGCCAGCTGTATTTACCTCTTCTCCTGGAGACCAGTCCCTGTCCCTCACCCCCGAAGAGGAAGCTCTTCGAACGCCCGAACTGGGAGACGAGTTGAATGACGAGGGATCTCTCTGCTTGTCTGAAG ATGGCTTGGCTGATTCCttccagagagaaggagaggatggTAGCGGCATCTCGAACCCTTGTCCCTTGGCTAACGATGTG AAAATAGAGATCAttgatgaagatgaggaagatGTCATTGAAATGATGCCTTCAGACATGGAGCAGATGCAGAACCTTTTGGAGTTCAAG CACGAGGAGGTGCAGTTCCTAGAGAGTGAGCTAGAGAACCAAAAACAGAAGTACCAGGAGCTTGAAGAGTTCACTAAGAGTCTGGTCAATGCTATAAAGAACAATGATTTGAAGACACAGCAG GACCTCTTGGCCAGTCTACCTCAGCCCGATGATGGCGATGCGAAGGAGATCACTGATGGACGTGACGATGAAGAGTACACTGGCATGCCAGGGGCAATGTCACCGAGCCACGATGACCAATCCCCGTCAGTGATCCCCCTCAGCCAAGGCTCATCGCCTGGCCCCGTAACATCACCCATCGCTGCGAGCCCTCCGCAAGACTTCCCACCGGTCACCATGAACCACGACGGCCTCTCGACCGAATTCACAGAGCCCTCTGCATCAGAGGAGCCCCTGGAGGAAAGTGTTACAGAAAACTAA